The following coding sequences lie in one uncultured Mailhella sp. genomic window:
- a CDS encoding iron hydrogenase small subunit encodes MSIKSITRRGFLRGCCILTGGLAIGAHWTGRAIAGVRSIKDYMQDRIASVYREDKSFVHRASQDNVQVQELYKKFLNKPLSEKSHHLLHTTWTDKSAAVRKLHEEGQYPGPRGGEFRYKKYPYEA; translated from the coding sequence ATGTCTATTAAGAGCATTACCCGCCGTGGTTTCCTGCGTGGCTGTTGCATCCTCACCGGCGGTTTGGCTATTGGCGCTCATTGGACCGGTCGTGCCATTGCCGGTGTGCGCAGCATCAAAGACTATATGCAGGATCGTATTGCAAGCGTGTACCGCGAAGACAAGTCCTTTGTTCATCGCGCCTCTCAGGACAACGTACAAGTTCAGGAACTTTACAAGAAGTTTCTGAACAAGCCTCTGAGCGAAAAGTCTCATCACCTTCTGCATACGACGTGGACGGATAAGTCCGCTGCCGTCAGGAAGCTGCACGAGGAGGGCCAGTACCCTGGACCTCGCGGTGGTGAATTCCGCTATAAGAAGTATCCTTACGAAGCCTAG
- a CDS encoding methionine ABC transporter permease, which translates to MFDAQLVEMLWEGVLDTLYMTVVSTALSYVFGMVMGVLLVICRKDGIAPRPVFYAVLDMVVNLTRSFPFLILMIAVIPFTRFLVGTTIGNNATVVPLVIAAAPFVARLIEASLLEVDGGVVEAAQSMGASTWQIIVKVLLPEALPSLLNGSAVAAITILGYSAMSGAVGGGGLGKLAIMYGYNRYQTDIMFATIILLIVIVQLFQMLGNWATKRSDKRLS; encoded by the coding sequence ATGTTTGACGCGCAGCTTGTGGAAATGCTGTGGGAAGGCGTGCTCGACACCCTGTATATGACCGTTGTGTCCACGGCGCTTTCCTATGTGTTCGGCATGGTCATGGGCGTGCTCCTGGTCATTTGCCGCAAGGACGGCATAGCTCCGCGCCCCGTGTTCTACGCCGTGCTCGACATGGTGGTGAACCTGACCCGTTCCTTCCCCTTCCTTATTCTGATGATCGCCGTCATTCCGTTCACCCGCTTCCTCGTGGGAACCACCATCGGCAACAACGCCACCGTGGTTCCCCTGGTCATTGCGGCGGCTCCCTTTGTCGCAAGGCTCATCGAGGCCTCGTTGCTTGAAGTCGACGGCGGCGTGGTGGAAGCCGCGCAGTCCATGGGAGCGTCCACCTGGCAGATCATCGTGAAGGTGCTGCTGCCGGAAGCTCTGCCTTCCCTGCTCAACGGCAGCGCCGTGGCGGCCATCACCATTCTGGGCTATTCGGCCATGTCCGGCGCGGTCGGCGGCGGCGGTCTCGGCAAGCTCGCCATCATGTACGGCTACAACCGCTATCAGACGGACATCATGTTCGCCACCATCATTCTTCTCATCGTTATCGTTCAGTTGTTCCAGATGCTGGGCAACTGGGCGACAAAGCGCTCTGACAAGCGCTTATCCTAA
- the ybaK gene encoding Cys-tRNA(Pro) deacylase yields the protein MASVKKTNAARTLDKLGIPYELNSYPVDVDDLSATHVAESMGVDPSCVFKTLVTRGHPNGIALAVLPGNAELDLKKLAAVFHDKSAEMVPLKEVLPLTGYIRGGCSPVGTKKAYPVCIDESAVLFDKIYVSAGQRGLQFVIAPDDLAKAVDAVFADIVMS from the coding sequence ATGGCATCCGTCAAAAAAACCAATGCCGCCCGCACGCTGGACAAACTTGGCATTCCCTACGAACTGAACAGTTACCCTGTTGATGTTGATGATCTGTCGGCAACGCATGTCGCCGAGAGCATGGGAGTTGATCCCTCCTGCGTTTTTAAAACGCTGGTCACGCGCGGACATCCGAACGGCATTGCTCTGGCCGTGCTTCCCGGCAATGCGGAACTGGATCTCAAGAAGCTGGCCGCCGTCTTTCACGATAAAAGCGCGGAAATGGTGCCGCTCAAGGAAGTGCTTCCCCTGACGGGATATATTCGCGGGGGCTGCTCTCCCGTGGGCACCAAGAAGGCCTACCCAGTGTGCATCGACGAATCGGCCGTACTGTTTGATAAAATCTACGTATCCGCCGGACAGCGGGGACTGCAGTTCGTCATTGCCCCGGACGATCTGGCCAAAGCCGTGGATGCGGTGTTTGCCGACATCGTTATGAGTTGA
- a CDS encoding sigma 54-interacting transcriptional regulator — MHLVLLNEIADALERSLPPREALQLTLQIMSRHLAMKRAAICLTEPDNSEVRIYASLGFSAAEQARGHYAIGEGITGRVIASGRPEIVPDVADDARFLNRTRARNLRKEHTAFICVPIRLDDQVVGALAVDRRVGARETLDDQSRMLTIIAGLLSHTAGQCRAQLTSPAKKKTSEPSDGRIQGFIGQSESMNLVFTRIRQAAPSSATVLLRGESGTGKELAAHAIHEASGRSKNPFISLNCAALPDSLVESELFGHERGAFTGATGVRKGRFELADTGTLFLDEVGELSLAMQAKLLRVIQERSFERLGGMESIQVDVRLIAATNRDLEQMVKDGTFRKDLYYRLNVFPIQLPPLRDRQEDILSLAAYFVKKYSEANGKTGVRLSLSAMEMLQRYRWPGNIRELENVIERAVLLVSEEGLILPLHLPPNLHSAGCPYSEKDGSDAPPAMGSLQQRLDEMERAYIIEALSHFHGHLGQAARALGLTERMMALRMKKYGITYKAFRTSS, encoded by the coding sequence ATGCATCTCGTTCTGCTTAATGAAATAGCCGACGCACTGGAACGCTCTCTTCCTCCGCGCGAAGCCCTGCAGCTGACGCTCCAGATCATGTCCAGGCATCTGGCCATGAAGCGGGCCGCCATCTGCCTGACGGAGCCGGACAACAGTGAGGTGCGCATTTATGCGTCTCTGGGATTTTCGGCGGCCGAGCAGGCCCGCGGTCACTACGCCATAGGCGAAGGCATCACGGGCCGGGTCATTGCCAGCGGTCGCCCGGAAATCGTTCCCGACGTAGCCGACGACGCCCGCTTTCTGAACAGAACAAGAGCACGGAATCTGCGCAAGGAGCACACGGCCTTCATCTGCGTGCCCATCCGTCTGGACGATCAGGTGGTGGGGGCGCTGGCCGTGGACAGACGCGTGGGCGCGCGGGAAACGCTGGACGATCAGAGCCGCATGCTGACCATCATTGCCGGACTGCTTTCCCACACGGCGGGGCAATGCCGGGCGCAGCTGACGTCGCCGGCGAAGAAAAAGACGTCCGAGCCTTCCGACGGACGCATTCAGGGTTTCATCGGACAGTCGGAAAGCATGAATCTCGTATTTACCCGCATCCGCCAGGCGGCGCCCTCTTCGGCCACTGTTCTTTTGCGCGGCGAAAGCGGCACCGGCAAGGAACTTGCCGCCCATGCCATTCACGAAGCCAGCGGGCGAAGCAAGAATCCCTTCATTTCACTGAACTGCGCGGCGCTTCCGGACAGTCTGGTGGAAAGCGAGCTGTTCGGCCACGAACGCGGCGCGTTTACCGGCGCAACGGGCGTCCGCAAGGGACGTTTTGAACTGGCCGACACCGGCACCCTGTTTCTCGACGAAGTGGGCGAACTCAGTCTGGCCATGCAGGCAAAGCTTCTGCGCGTCATTCAGGAACGCAGTTTCGAGCGTCTTGGGGGCATGGAGAGCATTCAGGTGGATGTGCGCCTCATTGCGGCGACCAACCGCGACCTCGAACAGATGGTCAAGGACGGCACCTTCCGCAAGGATCTCTATTACCGCCTCAATGTTTTTCCCATTCAGCTGCCGCCGCTCAGGGACAGGCAGGAGGACATTCTGTCTCTTGCGGCGTATTTCGTGAAAAAATACAGCGAAGCCAACGGAAAAACCGGGGTGCGTCTTTCGCTTTCCGCCATGGAGATGCTGCAGCGTTACCGCTGGCCGGGCAACATCCGCGAGCTGGAAAACGTCATTGAGCGCGCCGTACTTCTGGTCAGCGAGGAAGGACTCATTCTGCCGCTGCATCTTCCGCCCAACCTTCACAGCGCGGGATGCCCCTACAGCGAAAAGGACGGCAGCGACGCGCCTCCGGCCATGGGCTCGCTGCAACAGCGTCTGGATGAAATGGAGCGGGCCTACATCATTGAGGCGCTCTCGCATTTTCACGGCCATCTCGGTCAGGCGGCCCGGGCTCTCGGGCTGACGGAAAGAATGATGGCCCTGCGCATGAAGAAATACGGAATTACCTACAAGGCCTTCCGCACGTCAAGCTGA
- a CDS encoding MetQ/NlpA family ABC transporter substrate-binding protein: MKLCPVLCSALLSIAFAGAFIQAEAAEVKVGASPTPHAEILKAAVPLMKARGHELKIVEYADYVQPNMALDAGELDANYFQHQPYLSDFNKEKGTKLVSIASVHYEPFGIYAGRTKSLKDLKKGAVVAVPNDTTNEARALLLLQSNGLIKLKDGAGLTATRRDIVENPKKLKIEELEAAQLVRSLPDVDFATINGNYAILGGLKVKDALAAETADSIAATTYANILAVREGDEQRPELKDLAEVLKSDDIKKFMNDKYEGAVVPAK; this comes from the coding sequence ATGAAACTCTGCCCCGTTCTTTGTTCAGCGCTGCTTTCCATCGCCTTCGCGGGAGCGTTTATTCAGGCCGAAGCCGCCGAGGTCAAGGTCGGCGCGTCTCCCACCCCTCATGCCGAAATCCTCAAGGCCGCCGTTCCGCTGATGAAGGCCAGAGGACACGAACTTAAGATTGTCGAGTATGCCGACTACGTGCAGCCCAACATGGCTCTCGACGCCGGAGAGCTCGATGCAAACTACTTCCAGCATCAGCCCTACCTTTCCGACTTCAATAAGGAAAAGGGCACAAAGCTGGTTTCCATTGCCTCCGTGCATTATGAGCCCTTCGGCATTTACGCCGGACGAACCAAGTCGTTGAAGGATCTCAAGAAAGGCGCCGTGGTGGCCGTGCCCAACGACACCACCAACGAAGCCCGCGCGCTGCTGCTTCTGCAGTCCAATGGTCTCATCAAGCTGAAGGATGGCGCAGGACTGACCGCCACCCGTCGCGATATTGTGGAGAATCCCAAAAAGCTGAAAATCGAGGAACTCGAAGCCGCTCAGCTGGTGCGTTCTCTGCCCGACGTTGACTTTGCCACCATCAACGGCAACTATGCGATTCTCGGCGGCCTCAAGGTGAAGGACGCTCTGGCTGCGGAAACGGCGGATTCCATTGCCGCCACCACCTACGCCAACATCCTGGCCGTGCGCGAAGGCGACGAGCAGCGTCCTGAGCTGAAGGATCTGGCGGAAGTTCTGAAGAGCGACGACATCAAGAAGTTCATGAACGACAAGTATGAAGGCGCAGTAGTGCCCGCTAAGTAA
- the glpB gene encoding anaerobic glycerol-3-phosphate dehydrogenase subunit GlpB: protein MNRKSDIVVVGSGIAGMTAALTAAQSGKSVTLLTYGAGTLAISSGCIDVLGYQNGVRVTDPFEAMASLPAEHPYSLIGGAETVREALDWLKGVCRKGGIDMAHAAEEGNHRLVTVMGTLKPSYLCPDSFNPDCLKDVHRAAVVTVENMKDVHPGLIIEQLHRYKEFAGKEFMEAVLPCPIEHAHRNITPLDIARHVETPEGMKWLEKSLAPYAKLYPVLLLPPICGMKHSQQIWNQLCSALKVKIVEMVSIPPGVAGLRMREVFKKALNAAGVYMVESAEVVRAEVEEGVCKAVYSLTANGECGWDADEFIIATGGLLSGGIETAPGKAWESIFRLPLEAPADTEAWSSPDIFGSSFFASMGVKVNSDLKPLDAEGNVALSNVRFAGRVLGGYDFAAEKCGQGVALATGRYAGMLAGKE from the coding sequence ATGAACAGAAAATCTGACATTGTTGTAGTCGGTTCCGGCATTGCCGGCATGACCGCGGCCCTTACCGCGGCTCAGAGCGGCAAGAGCGTGACGTTGCTCACCTACGGTGCAGGAACCCTGGCCATAAGCAGCGGATGCATTGATGTCCTCGGCTATCAGAACGGTGTGCGCGTGACCGATCCCTTTGAAGCCATGGCCTCGCTGCCTGCCGAGCATCCGTACAGTCTGATCGGCGGAGCCGAGACGGTGCGCGAAGCGCTCGACTGGCTGAAGGGCGTGTGCCGGAAGGGCGGCATCGACATGGCTCATGCGGCGGAGGAGGGCAATCATCGCCTCGTTACCGTCATGGGAACCCTGAAGCCCAGCTACCTCTGCCCCGACAGCTTCAATCCCGACTGCCTCAAGGACGTGCATCGCGCCGCCGTGGTGACGGTGGAAAACATGAAGGACGTGCATCCCGGCCTGATTATCGAGCAGCTCCATCGATATAAGGAATTCGCCGGTAAGGAATTCATGGAAGCCGTGCTTCCCTGTCCCATCGAGCATGCGCACCGCAACATCACGCCTCTCGACATCGCCCGTCATGTGGAAACGCCGGAAGGCATGAAATGGCTCGAAAAAAGTCTGGCTCCGTATGCCAAGCTGTATCCTGTGCTGCTGCTGCCTCCGATTTGCGGCATGAAGCACAGTCAGCAGATATGGAATCAGCTCTGCTCGGCCCTGAAGGTCAAAATTGTGGAAATGGTGTCCATTCCTCCCGGCGTGGCCGGACTCCGCATGCGCGAGGTGTTCAAAAAAGCGCTGAATGCAGCCGGCGTCTATATGGTGGAGAGCGCCGAAGTCGTTCGGGCCGAAGTGGAGGAGGGCGTCTGCAAGGCGGTGTACTCTCTGACGGCCAATGGAGAATGCGGCTGGGATGCCGACGAATTCATCATCGCCACGGGCGGTCTTTTGAGCGGCGGCATTGAAACGGCTCCGGGCAAGGCCTGGGAAAGCATTTTCCGTCTGCCTCTGGAGGCCCCGGCCGACACCGAGGCCTGGTCGTCTCCCGATATCTTTGGTTCAAGCTTTTTCGCCAGCATGGGCGTCAAGGTCAACAGCGATCTGAAACCCCTGGATGCCGAAGGCAATGTGGCGCTTTCCAATGTGCGCTTTGCCGGACGCGTTCTGGGCGGCTATGATTTTGCCGCTGAAAAATGCGGTCAGGGTGTGGCGCTCGCCACAGGCAGGTACGCTGGTATGCTGGCAGGAAAGGAGTAG
- a CDS encoding ATP-binding cassette domain-containing protein, which produces MAEPIIRICNLEKKFQSKNSEVYALQGINLDINQGDIFGIIGRSGAGKSTLVRCINMLERPTGGQVIFEGKDLCRLDDRELRQARRSMGMIFQQFNLLMQRTAAENVCFPMELVGTPKDKARRRAAELLELVGLADRANSYPSQLSGGQKQRVAIARALASDPKVLLCDEATSALDPSTTESILSLIKDINQRLGITAVIITHEMSVIEKICSHVAIIAGGKIAETGPVEEVFYHPRTEAARTMVIPEAIKPEKLPQERVVRIVFNGSTTLEPVIGNMILDCGKPLSILYSDLREIDGVVCGQMVMQLPDDEIACERIRAFAASRGLELEDMNHV; this is translated from the coding sequence ATGGCGGAGCCCATCATCAGAATCTGCAACCTGGAAAAAAAATTCCAGAGCAAGAATTCTGAAGTCTATGCCCTGCAGGGCATTAACCTTGACATCAATCAAGGTGATATTTTCGGAATCATAGGCAGAAGCGGAGCAGGCAAGTCTACGCTGGTGCGCTGCATCAATATGCTTGAGCGCCCGACGGGCGGACAGGTCATCTTTGAAGGAAAGGACCTCTGCCGCCTCGACGACAGAGAACTGCGTCAGGCCCGCCGTTCCATGGGCATGATCTTCCAGCAGTTCAACCTGCTCATGCAGCGTACGGCTGCGGAAAACGTCTGCTTCCCCATGGAACTCGTGGGCACGCCCAAGGACAAGGCTCGTCGCCGAGCCGCGGAACTCCTGGAACTTGTGGGACTGGCCGACAGAGCGAATTCTTACCCCTCGCAGCTTTCCGGAGGACAGAAACAGCGCGTGGCCATTGCCAGAGCGCTGGCATCCGATCCCAAGGTGCTGTTGTGCGACGAAGCCACGTCCGCCCTTGATCCCAGCACGACGGAATCCATTCTTTCTCTTATTAAGGATATCAATCAGCGTCTGGGCATCACGGCCGTCATCATCACGCACGAAATGAGCGTGATCGAAAAAATATGCAGCCATGTCGCCATCATTGCCGGCGGCAAGATTGCGGAAACCGGTCCGGTGGAAGAAGTCTTTTATCACCCTCGCACGGAAGCCGCCCGGACCATGGTCATTCCTGAAGCCATCAAACCGGAAAAACTGCCGCAGGAAAGAGTTGTGCGCATCGTGTTCAACGGCAGTACGACTCTTGAGCCCGTCATCGGCAACATGATCCTCGACTGCGGCAAACCGCTCAGTATTCTGTACTCCGATCTGCGCGAAATAGACGGCGTCGTCTGCGGGCAGATGGTGATGCAGCTCCCCGACGATGAAATTGCCTGTGAACGAATCCGCGCTTTTGCCGCTTCCCGTGGCCTTGAACTGGAGGACATGAATCATGTTTGA
- a CDS encoding anaerobic glycerol-3-phosphate dehydrogenase subunit C, translating into MKRHINPDKCVACSTCVVQCPVAEVTSKFLGPRMLGPASERFRMLNNGEDDSLSYCANCKNCDISCPQGVEVSNINMLARAEYCREHRPSFRDWILAHGELEAKLVSYFPTFLVNFGMANPISKQILDMVGVSKKADLPKFASKQFPAMFKEYKQPDNLTKRVVFYPGCFIKAYAPQTGMDLVWLLNQAGYRVESPEVFCCCGTPLYTNGFEADARKNAIKNLEELAAWRKAGIPVLSLCPSCQLMFKSEIPAFFPDLAEKMESTALDDAMEFILGCIERGELDLSGADTTPLDVIYHAPCHLRAQGIGFPGLDILRLLPGVHAVNADAGCCGISGSYGFKKEKYDIGMAIGSKLFETIKDSGIRQVATECGTCKVQIIHGTGNPCDHPLTILRRRLEKKVK; encoded by the coding sequence ATGAAGCGCCATATCAATCCCGATAAATGCGTTGCCTGCTCCACCTGTGTGGTGCAGTGCCCTGTTGCCGAAGTGACGTCGAAGTTTCTTGGTCCCCGCATGCTGGGACCGGCTTCGGAACGCTTCCGTATGTTGAACAATGGTGAAGATGATTCGCTCAGTTACTGCGCGAACTGCAAGAACTGCGATATTTCCTGTCCGCAGGGCGTGGAGGTTTCCAATATCAATATGCTTGCCCGCGCGGAATACTGCAGGGAACATCGTCCCTCGTTCCGCGACTGGATTCTGGCTCACGGTGAGCTGGAAGCCAAACTCGTCAGCTATTTTCCCACGTTTCTTGTGAACTTCGGCATGGCCAACCCCATCAGCAAGCAGATTCTCGACATGGTCGGCGTAAGCAAAAAGGCCGATCTGCCTAAATTTGCGTCCAAGCAGTTCCCGGCCATGTTCAAGGAATACAAGCAGCCCGACAACCTCACCAAGCGTGTGGTATTCTATCCGGGATGCTTCATCAAGGCCTATGCTCCTCAGACGGGCATGGATCTTGTTTGGCTTCTCAATCAGGCTGGCTACCGTGTTGAGTCTCCAGAAGTGTTCTGCTGCTGCGGAACGCCTCTGTACACCAACGGTTTTGAGGCCGACGCCAGAAAAAACGCCATCAAGAACCTTGAGGAACTCGCGGCCTGGCGCAAGGCCGGCATTCCCGTGCTGTCTCTCTGCCCGAGCTGTCAGCTTATGTTCAAGTCCGAAATTCCTGCATTCTTCCCGGATCTTGCCGAAAAGATGGAATCCACGGCGCTCGACGACGCCATGGAATTCATTCTTGGCTGCATCGAACGCGGAGAGCTGGACCTTTCGGGAGCGGACACCACGCCGCTTGACGTCATCTATCATGCTCCCTGTCACCTGCGGGCGCAAGGCATCGGCTTCCCGGGGCTCGACATTCTGCGTCTGCTTCCCGGCGTTCATGCCGTCAACGCTGATGCAGGCTGCTGCGGCATCTCCGGCAGCTATGGTTTCAAAAAGGAAAAGTACGACATCGGCATGGCCATCGGCTCCAAACTTTTTGAAACCATCAAGGACAGCGGCATTCGCCAGGTCGCAACGGAATGTGGCACCTGCAAAGTGCAGATCATACATGGCACGGGCAATCCCTGCGACCATCCATTGACCATCCTGCGCCGTCGACTGGAAAAAAAAGTCAAGTAA
- the glpA gene encoding anaerobic glycerol-3-phosphate dehydrogenase subunit GlpA, giving the protein MKHTTVVIIGGGATGIGILRDLSMRGVKAVLLEQGGIASGASSRFHGLLHSGGRYAVKDNEAAKECIEENMILRRIGRECVEESEGFFVLSQQDDPAYEKPWVEACAKAGIKADPVDVKEALRLEPNLDPGIKAVYRVPDSSVDGFRLVWHNAMSARRYGGEMLTHHEVFAIDQEGGKVKGVRARNLVTGEEICISCDIVVNAAGSWAGKIAELVGLEVGVQPDRGTLVAFNHRFTSRVVNRLHMSSDGDIFVPHGSITILGTTSFHADRPDAHEAPTADVLKLLDIGEVLIPNLRSYRILRAFAGTRPLYVAKGSAEGRAASRGFHISDHSEDGLDGMFSIFGGKFTTYRLMAEKLCDLVCAKLGVNAECRTAIEPLIADPSPAMLNKAAKYFPVHSVPLVANRLGDAFPIVVEKAAAMKSNPLLCECEMVTRAEIEYVASDPSSQSMTDVRLRTRLGMGTCQGTYCSLRTIGALTECRVPFPLSPSDNLREFLQERWKGLRPALWGLQAREMELGRAVYAATLNIDGAKDEQKI; this is encoded by the coding sequence GTGAAACACACGACTGTAGTCATCATCGGCGGCGGCGCTACGGGCATAGGCATTCTGCGAGACCTCAGTATGCGCGGAGTCAAGGCAGTGCTGCTGGAACAGGGCGGTATTGCTTCTGGTGCAAGTTCCCGCTTCCACGGCCTGCTGCACAGCGGCGGCCGTTATGCGGTAAAGGACAATGAGGCGGCCAAGGAATGCATTGAAGAAAACATGATTCTGCGCCGCATCGGTCGCGAATGCGTGGAAGAGTCCGAAGGTTTCTTCGTCCTCAGCCAGCAGGATGATCCCGCGTATGAAAAGCCCTGGGTCGAAGCCTGCGCCAAGGCCGGCATCAAGGCCGACCCCGTGGACGTCAAGGAAGCGCTCAGACTCGAACCGAATCTCGATCCCGGCATCAAGGCCGTGTACCGCGTGCCCGATTCCAGCGTGGACGGATTCCGCCTGGTGTGGCACAACGCCATGTCCGCCAGACGCTACGGCGGCGAAATGCTGACACATCATGAGGTCTTCGCCATTGACCAGGAAGGCGGCAAAGTGAAGGGCGTGCGCGCCAGAAACCTCGTCACCGGCGAAGAGATCTGCATTTCCTGCGACATCGTGGTCAACGCCGCCGGCTCCTGGGCTGGCAAGATCGCGGAACTCGTGGGACTGGAAGTAGGCGTGCAGCCCGACCGCGGCACGCTGGTGGCGTTCAACCACCGCTTTACGTCCCGCGTGGTCAACCGTCTGCATATGAGCTCCGACGGCGACATCTTCGTGCCGCACGGTTCCATCACCATTCTCGGCACGACGTCATTCCATGCCGATCGCCCCGATGCTCATGAAGCTCCCACCGCCGACGTGCTCAAGCTCCTTGACATCGGCGAAGTGCTCATTCCCAATCTGCGCAGCTATCGCATTCTGCGAGCCTTTGCCGGAACGCGTCCTCTCTACGTAGCCAAGGGCAGCGCGGAAGGTCGCGCCGCAAGCCGCGGCTTCCATATTTCCGATCATTCGGAAGATGGACTGGACGGCATGTTCTCCATCTTCGGCGGCAAGTTCACCACGTATCGTCTGATGGCCGAAAAGCTCTGCGATCTGGTCTGCGCCAAGCTCGGCGTGAATGCCGAGTGCCGCACCGCCATCGAGCCTCTTATCGCCGATCCTTCTCCCGCCATGCTGAACAAGGCCGCCAAGTACTTCCCCGTTCACAGCGTCCCGCTGGTGGCGAACCGTCTGGGCGACGCCTTCCCCATTGTTGTGGAAAAGGCCGCCGCCATGAAGAGCAATCCCTTGCTCTGCGAATGCGAAATGGTCACCCGTGCGGAAATCGAATACGTGGCGTCAGATCCTTCCAGTCAGTCCATGACGGACGTGCGTCTGCGCACCCGTCTGGGCATGGGCACCTGCCAGGGCACGTACTGCTCGCTGCGCACCATCGGAGCGCTGACCGAATGTCGGGTTCCTTTCCCGCTGTCGCCTTCCGACAACCTGCGCGAATTCCTCCAGGAGCGCTGGAAGGGCCTCCGGCCTGCCCTTTGGGGACTGCAGGCCAGAGAAATGGAACTCGGGCGCGCCGTGTACGCCGCCACGCTGAACATCGACGGAGCGAAAGATGAACAGAAAATCTGA
- a CDS encoding [FeFe] hydrogenase, group A, with the protein MARITMEHVQYEAHVPAVGSNPDQLSFVQIDPKKCIGCDSCQRYCPVDAIYGASGKVHSIPHPEVCINCGQCLVHCPQGAIYEEQTWVPELEKKLADKSVKCIAMPAPAVRYALGEAFGMPVGSVTTGRMLTALKMLGFAHCWDTEFTADVTIWEEASEFVERLKAQKDLPQFTSCCPGWQKYCETYYPDLLPHFSSCKSPVGMNGALSKTYGAEQKGYDKEKIYTVSIMPCVAKKYEGLRPELNSSGTRDIDATINTRELAYMIKKAGIDLAHLPESGVDSLMGESTGGATIFGVTGGVMEAALRFAYQAVTGEKPGKMDFYPVRGMQGFREATINIAGTEIKVAVVHGAKNFPAVLNKVRAGECPYQFIEFMACPGGCVCGGGQPIMPTVWDVFERKTGQLFASYRQRLEENQQA; encoded by the coding sequence ATGGCTCGTATTACTATGGAGCATGTGCAGTACGAAGCGCATGTCCCCGCGGTTGGGAGCAACCCGGACCAGCTTTCTTTTGTGCAGATCGATCCTAAAAAGTGCATCGGCTGCGATTCCTGCCAGCGCTACTGCCCTGTGGACGCCATTTACGGCGCGTCCGGCAAGGTGCATAGCATTCCTCATCCCGAAGTTTGCATCAACTGCGGCCAGTGCCTTGTTCATTGCCCCCAAGGCGCTATTTATGAAGAACAGACCTGGGTGCCCGAACTGGAAAAGAAGCTTGCCGACAAGAGCGTGAAGTGCATCGCCATGCCCGCGCCTGCCGTGCGCTATGCGCTCGGCGAAGCGTTCGGCATGCCTGTGGGGTCCGTGACCACCGGTCGCATGCTTACCGCCCTCAAGATGCTTGGCTTTGCCCACTGCTGGGACACCGAATTCACTGCCGACGTCACCATCTGGGAAGAGGCTTCCGAATTCGTGGAACGTCTCAAGGCTCAGAAGGATCTGCCTCAGTTCACGTCCTGCTGCCCTGGCTGGCAGAAATACTGCGAAACCTATTATCCCGATCTTCTTCCGCATTTTTCCTCCTGCAAGTCTCCGGTCGGCATGAACGGCGCGTTGTCCAAGACGTACGGCGCCGAGCAGAAAGGCTATGACAAGGAAAAGATCTATACGGTATCCATCATGCCCTGCGTGGCTAAGAAGTATGAAGGTCTGCGTCCTGAGCTGAACTCCAGCGGCACCCGAGACATCGATGCCACCATCAATACCCGCGAACTCGCCTATATGATAAAGAAGGCGGGCATTGATCTTGCGCATCTGCCGGAAAGCGGCGTGGACTCCCTTATGGGTGAATCCACCGGCGGCGCTACCATCTTCGGTGTGACCGGCGGCGTCATGGAAGCGGCTCTGCGCTTTGCCTATCAGGCCGTGACCGGCGAAAAGCCCGGCAAGATGGACTTCTATCCCGTGCGTGGCATGCAGGGATTCCGTGAAGCGACCATCAATATCGCAGGCACGGAAATCAAGGTGGCCGTGGTTCATGGCGCCAAGAATTTCCCCGCCGTGCTCAATAAGGTTCGTGCGGGTGAATGCCCCTATCAGTTTATTGAATTCATGGCCTGCCCCGGCGGATGTGTCTGTGGCGGCGGTCAGCCCATCATGCCTACTGTGTGGGATGTGTTTGAACGCAAGACCGGTCAGCTTTTTGCCAGCTACAGACAGCGTCTTGAAGAAAATCAGCAGGCATAA